Sequence from the Panicum virgatum strain AP13 chromosome 5N, P.virgatum_v5, whole genome shotgun sequence genome:
atgttgagtcatgctctattgaacttaaattttCATATCTAAGTTGGGCTATTTGCTCATACATTTACTtatcttggtgtaccaagtgctcatcGCTCAACTTCTTTCAATCGGTTTCACTCAAACCTCATTCAAGTGGTACAATCAAGGTAACTAGTCAATCATCCCCTAGAGGAATGCAAGGCTCGAATCTTTTCAATTGGTAATTTTCAATTCTTTAATCTTTTAGAGCTATCTCTGTGCTTGATATGATATAAGCTTTCTTATTCAAAAtatagttgtgcacttgattttcacattatcaatTCGTGCACATACTTTGTGGAaagtttagctcatgtcatgctagtttcatgAACTTGTGATCCACCTTAATAAGTTTCAAagtggtatcttcattgatttCATACAATTTGGATCATGATTTAGGGTActactccctaggctactaacttttcCCATTAAGCTATATTATTTTAaggcctttttaggtgatttgatttcCAAAGGGGGataaatgtggatcaaagcaagtgAATCAAGCTAATATGGGGGAGAAGCTGCAAATTGTCATAAATATGTGGAAGAAACAAGGGGGAAATCATGGACTAAAGGAGAGGCCAAGTTAAGAATGGAtagtggtaagcatccaagcaagtgcaaatggttcaatttgtcaattcttgcaaatttatgctttgctttgattgtgttgtcccAATCACCAAAAAACGGAgagattgtaaggaacatggcctcATTATGCCATTGTtcatgattttggtgattgcgtgacaacataatcatggaACTAACAAGTGCATCAAGTGAATGATATTAGATCATAAGGATGAAGTACAAAGCCCTAGCAAAACAAAaagtgaagaaagaactcaaagaaatgcagAATTGGATGAGTTCAACATGATCTATAGAGTCGGTTAAACTGATGGCATGAAAGTTGCATGCATCGATGTATTGACCGGTGCAACGCTGGACAGTCACAAGAAACAATAGTATGACCGGTTCAACCGACTGGGTGAAAACTTGGAGCATCGGTGCAATAGTGAGTGCAACAATGATTCATGTGAAAACCCAAGACGCACCGGTTCAACCAACGTGTTGGTTACAAGCGTCGGTACAATGGTGATGCCAATGTCCAGAGAGCTTGTTAGAGGGGGCTGCAAAAGCCCTTCAaccactggttaaaccgatggtacaAACAAAGAGGTGTCGGTTCATCTATGTTGGCATTGTCGGAAGAGCATATCAAGCAGCCAGGAGCAAAGTCTTCAGCACCACTTGAACCAACGGTGCATCCATGCGTTGTGTCGGTGCATCCATGTTAACAACTGGCGGCTATCAGAAGTCCAACAGGTAGTAACAGACTGTGAACGATCGGTTAAACCGACCGATTGACCAATTGAACCGACACTACGTCCATTTTTGGCATTATGGCTAGCAACGACTCCTTTGAGTTGTTGAGCTATATAAGGGCTTTACCCCGGGTCTTTTGAGATTGCTGCAGTCTTGAGTAACCCCATACACACCAGAGAATGTCTCCAAGCCACCTTTGATCTTAGTGATCACATCTATAGGTTTTTTATCACAAGCTTTGTTAGTGTTCATGCTAGCTTAGCTgttgagagagtgagagagcaaggaaTTGCTACCCTGTGTGCTGTGCTTGAGTGAAACTCAAGCTTGTATCTTGGCgagccggccccttggagtctTGGACTCGTCAGcacgtcttcgaccctccggcttggtgtggagtggtgTCGACATCTTTGTGTGCCGGACTTGAAGACTCCCATCCTTCATGAAGAAGCTCTTTAGTTAAAagtgggatcaaggtgaccgagAACTTGGCGTGAGGCTTGGTGGCCTAGCCTTTGTGGTAAGTCAAGGTTTCCCTGAAGAGACTTAATTGCCGAGATATtctagtgagtgcttcaacaacgtgaatTTGGGGTGGCTTAATGTCTACTAATACCACGGGATACAATCTCGTATGAAGAGTAACATTTCATAAATGCAACTTGTGTGCTTGTACTTTCTGAGTGTAGCGTCAAGCTACGATTGGCTAAAGGTTGCAAAACTTGTTTTGGGATGAGAGTTCCACACTAGATGaatcgtagttgcacatctagatagtatatTTTAGTTTATATTTTGTGCAAAATAGTTTGAGCCATAGATTAAGGTTTTTGAGTTTGcgtaattcacccctccccctcttaggctacgagcaccgAGTCCTTTCACTTGTTCATTCATCTTAGGAAAGATTAACGGCATCAGGACTACAACTTAACTTTGATATCGGCATGCATTTTTGGTAATAACCTCTGTCCTGTTGCAGTAAGCAATGGATGAACTGGGATTGGATCATAAATGTTACTCGCAAGGATGCCCTAAAtaaaagaagaatggcaaggatATAAACGCTGCTTTTATTCACACTGAAGAACCCATCCTACGTTGTGCAGAGTTGATCAAACATTAATTCCCGAACGAACCTAATTAATAAAGTGGCCGGTCTGAGGTCGATGACTTGAACAATCGAGGAAGAAGAAACAGAAAAACTGCTAGACGTAGTAGATCATGCCAACTTCGATGAGGCTGATGTGCGGAATGTTGAGCGCCACGGCGGGTCCCCTGCAGTTCTTGCGCAGGAAGGTGTAGGCGACGTCGATGGCCAACTTCTTGAGCAGCGACGAGCTCTTCCTTGCCTTGATGTACGAGTGGCCCATGATGTAGGCCACACCGGCGTGCTTGGCCTCCACGAGAACGCTGAGCTCCTCCTTCACCGCCGGGTCCATGCTCTCACTGCTGGCGTCGTCGATTTCGAACCGGATGCGCCGCCGGATGGCGAACCCCGGCGACTCGGCCTCGTACATGGCCTGCAGCGACTGGATCGTCTCCGCCTTGCTGCTGTCCGTGgtcgccgtggcggcggcggcggccgcgcgcacgACGGCGCTGTCTTCCGGGTTGGGCAGCGGTGCCGTCATGAGCAGGCCCGTCCGGGACAGGTCGTAGGGGCGGCTGACGACGGCCATGCGGCCCTCGACGGAGGCGTCGCTTTCGCGCGGGGCGTcggcgctgccggcggcggcctccatgTGCACGAACTCGGCGATGCGGACGACGAGGTCGTTCTCGAAGTCGTTGTCGTCGCCGGGAACGTCCTTGTAGCCGTGCCTGACGACGCAGCGGTACATGCGGAACTCGCGCGGGCCGATGCGGCCGATGAGGTGGCGCTCGTAGTAGCGGACGTGCGGGATGGGCACGGCCTTGACGCAGACGAAGACGAGCACCTGGTGGAACGCCGGCAGGTTGGTGACGAAGTGGGAGAAGATGGCCGGCACGCCGGTGGCGAGCTCGGAGTAGATGAGGCCGATGCCCGGGACGCGCACGATGCCGAGGCTGGGGCCGAGCGCGTGCAGCCACCTGAGCGACACCTTGTTCTGGACGTCGAacatgtggcggcggcgggtgccgtAGTGCCAGACGTACATGACGGCGACGATGACGAGCGAGAGCGCGAGCGGCAGCCACCCGCCCTGCGGTACCTTGATGAGCGCGGCGGAGAGGTAGACGGACTCGACGGAGCCGAAGGCGAGCAGGAACATGGCGGCCAGGAGGAAGCCCTGCTGCCAGACGAAGACCATGACGAGCGCCATGAGGAGCGTGGTGACCACCATGACCCCCGCGCAGGCCATGCCGTAGGCGTGGCCGATGAGGGTGGTGTCGCGGAAGCCGACGGTGACGCCGAGGCAGACGAGCATGAGGATCCAGTTGATCTCGGGGCTGTAGATCTGGCCGTGGATGCGGTTGGAGGTGTGCACGATCTTGACGCGCGGGAAGCAGCCCAGCGCGGTGCACTGCCGCACGATGGAGAAGGTGGCCGAGATCACGGCCTGGCTGCCGACGATGGCCGCCAGCGTCGCGATCACCAGCACCGGCCAGAAGATGGGGCCTGCAGTAATGCAAGCAACAACATGATGTATATCTTCATCATTGATCACATTGCTTGCTTGCTGCACCATACACACAGTGCATCGTACATACGTGGAATGGACTCGAAGAA
This genomic interval carries:
- the LOC120672247 gene encoding probable potassium transporter 3; its protein translation is MWPTDPENGLSPKNTLGIDVYNPPPLHWTSLLVLAYQSCGVVYGDLSTSPLYVYKGTFSGSLHRFLGEEAVVFGVFSVVFWTVTLIPLLKYVFIVLSADDNGEGGTFALYSLLVRHAKFSLMPNQQAADEQLSAYYRPGYSTEDTPMLRALRSFLERHRKSRTCLLVMVLFGASLVIGDGVLTPAMSVLSSFSGLQVHSSALTHGEVVLLSCAVLVGLFTLQHWGTRRVAFLFAPVVVLWLLLLAALGVYNIVVWNPRILRALSPYYVVSFFQRTGKEGWISLGGVLLSMTGTEAMYADLGHFTAASIRVAFVGLIYPCLVLQYMGQAAFLSKSPNCNIHFIFFESIPRPIFWPVLVIATLAAIVGSQAVISATFSIVRQCTALGCFPRVKIVHTSNRIHGQIYSPEINWILMLVCLGVTVGFRDTTLIGHAYGMACAGVMVVTTLLMALVMVFVWQQGFLLAAMFLLAFGSVESVYLSAALIKVPQGGWLPLALSLVIVAVMYVWHYGTRRRHMFDVQNKVSLRWLHALGPSLGIVRVPGIGLIYSELATGVPAIFSHFVTNLPAFHQVLVFVCVKAVPIPHVRYYERHLIGRIGPREFRMYRCVVRHGYKDVPGDDNDFENDLVVRIAEFVHMEAAAGSADAPRESDASVEGRMAVVSRPYDLSRTGLLMTAPLPNPEDSAVVRAAAAAATATTDSSKAETIQSLQAMYEAESPGFAIRRRIRFEIDDASSESMDPAVKEELSVLVEAKHAGVAYIMGHSYIKARKSSSLLKKLAIDVAYTFLRKNCRGPAVALNIPHISLIEVGMIYYV